One window of the Trifolium pratense cultivar HEN17-A07 linkage group LG2, ARS_RC_1.1, whole genome shotgun sequence genome contains the following:
- the LOC123905868 gene encoding CTD small phosphatase-like protein 2 isoform X2, producing the protein MQTKKKASRRNGNREVNSPRVSRAQKKASENGHVAGLITSSARKIKPSCALEDKAREPTPQTFLNNEYNTVDKGVFSTNLGNEAVDGASVDFEGCNKQGVPLETGTIFSPGFHLSKGPVGKVVDRVDFVKIFRCDDQQRISLDQEVTQGDGHVSHDSDSAMEVDISNSSNVLALSTKTVNGCNSDFDGNGLSVEVPNMYLSMKNSKLECVDEHGQDSISSDMCPEDDEFEDFDDFDPYLFIKTLPDLSKVVPTYRRMLLPKQTRSCPPITLVLDLDETLVHSSLEPCEDVDFTFTVNFNSEEHIVYRKIFRHRVFRESCVYVEGNYLKDLTVLGRDLAHVIIIDNSPQAFGFQVDNGIPIESWFDDPSDRELLLLLPFLESLVGVDDVRPKIAKRFKLREKIAAAVHPLNTNRRDFLSE; encoded by the exons ATGCAAACTAAGAAAAAAGCCTCTAGGCGGAACGGTAATCGAGAAGTCAATTCTCCTAGGGTTTCAAGAGCACAGAAGAAGGCCTCTGAAAATGGCCATGTGGCTGGCTTAATTACATCTTCTGCAAGAAAGATTAAACCTT CTTGCGCTCTTGAAGATAAAGCTAGAGAGCCAACGCCCCAAACTTTTTTGAATAACGAGTACAACACTGTGGACAAGGGGGTTTTCAGTACTAATCTGGGAAATGAAGCAGTTGATGGTGCTTCAGTAGATTTTGAG GGTTGTAACAAGCAAGGTGTACCTCTGGAGACTGGAACTATATTCTCTCCTGGGTTTCACTTATCCAAAGGTCCTGTAGGAAAAGTTGTTGACAGAG ttgattttgtcaaaatatttcGGTGCGATGATCAACAAAGAATTTCTCTCGACCAAGAAGTAACACAAGGAGATGGCCATGTTAGTCACGATTCTGACTCTGCCATGGAAGTAGACATAAGCAATTCATCAAATGTGCTTGCTTTAAGCACAAAAACTGTTAATGGTTGCAATTCTGATTTTGATGGAAATGGTCTTTCCGTGGAAGTTCCTAACATGTATCTTTCCATGAAAAACTCAAAGCTGGAATGTGTTGACGAGCATGGTCAGGACTCTATATCCTCTGATATGTGCCCAGAGGATGATGAATTTGAGGACTTCGACGATTTTGACCCTTATTTATTCATAAAGACCTTACCAGACTTGTCAAAGGTTGTTCCCACATATAGACGGATGTTGCTACCTAAGCAGACTCGGAGCTGCCCTCCTATTACTCTTGTCCTGGACTTGGATG AAACTTTGGTGCATTCTTCCCTTGAACCTTGCGAGGATGTAGACTTTACTTTCACTGTGAATTTTAATTCCGAGGAGCACATTGTCTAT CGGAAGATATTTCGCCATCGTGTATTCCGTGAATCCTGTGTTTATGTGGAGGGGAATTACCTCAAAGATTTAACAGTGCTCGGTCGTGATttagcacatgttataataaTTGACAACTCCCCACAG GCATTTGGGTTCCAAGTGGACAATGGAATACCAATTGAGAGTTGGTTTGATGATCCTTCAGATAGAGAATTGCTTTTATTGCTCCCTTTCTTGGAGAGTTTAGTAGGAGTTGATGATGTCCGGCCCAAAATTGCAAAAAGGTTCAAGCTCAGGGAGAAAATAGCTGCGGCTGTGCATCCTTTAAATACAAATAGAAGGGATTTCTTGTCTGAATAA
- the LOC123905868 gene encoding CTD small phosphatase-like protein 2 isoform X1: MQTKKKASRRNGNREVNSPRVSRAQKKASENGHVAGLITSSARKIKPSCALEDKAREPTPQTFLNNEYNTVDKGVFSTNLGNEAVDGASVDFEGCNKQGVPLETGTIFSPGFHLSKGPVGKVVDRVDFVKIFRCDDQQRISLDQEVTQGDGHVSHDSDSAMEVDISNSSNVLALSTKTVNGCNSDFDGNGLSVEVPNMYLSMKNSKLECVDEHGQDSISSDMCPEDDEFEDFDDFDPYLFIKTLPDLSKVVPTYRRMLLPKQTRSCPPITLVLDLDETLVHSSLEPCEDVDFTFTVNFNSEEHIVYVRCRPHLKDFLERVSGLFEIIIFTASQSIYADQLLNVLDPKRKIFRHRVFRESCVYVEGNYLKDLTVLGRDLAHVIIIDNSPQAFGFQVDNGIPIESWFDDPSDRELLLLLPFLESLVGVDDVRPKIAKRFKLREKIAAAVHPLNTNRRDFLSE, from the exons ATGCAAACTAAGAAAAAAGCCTCTAGGCGGAACGGTAATCGAGAAGTCAATTCTCCTAGGGTTTCAAGAGCACAGAAGAAGGCCTCTGAAAATGGCCATGTGGCTGGCTTAATTACATCTTCTGCAAGAAAGATTAAACCTT CTTGCGCTCTTGAAGATAAAGCTAGAGAGCCAACGCCCCAAACTTTTTTGAATAACGAGTACAACACTGTGGACAAGGGGGTTTTCAGTACTAATCTGGGAAATGAAGCAGTTGATGGTGCTTCAGTAGATTTTGAG GGTTGTAACAAGCAAGGTGTACCTCTGGAGACTGGAACTATATTCTCTCCTGGGTTTCACTTATCCAAAGGTCCTGTAGGAAAAGTTGTTGACAGAG ttgattttgtcaaaatatttcGGTGCGATGATCAACAAAGAATTTCTCTCGACCAAGAAGTAACACAAGGAGATGGCCATGTTAGTCACGATTCTGACTCTGCCATGGAAGTAGACATAAGCAATTCATCAAATGTGCTTGCTTTAAGCACAAAAACTGTTAATGGTTGCAATTCTGATTTTGATGGAAATGGTCTTTCCGTGGAAGTTCCTAACATGTATCTTTCCATGAAAAACTCAAAGCTGGAATGTGTTGACGAGCATGGTCAGGACTCTATATCCTCTGATATGTGCCCAGAGGATGATGAATTTGAGGACTTCGACGATTTTGACCCTTATTTATTCATAAAGACCTTACCAGACTTGTCAAAGGTTGTTCCCACATATAGACGGATGTTGCTACCTAAGCAGACTCGGAGCTGCCCTCCTATTACTCTTGTCCTGGACTTGGATG AAACTTTGGTGCATTCTTCCCTTGAACCTTGCGAGGATGTAGACTTTACTTTCACTGTGAATTTTAATTCCGAGGAGCACATTGTCTATGTACGTTGCCGTCCTCACCTAAAAGACTTCCTCGAGAGAGTTTCTGGTCTTTTTGAGATTATTATATTTACAGCTAGTCAAAGTATTTATGCTGACCAACTCCTAAATGTGCTTGATCCTAAGCGGAAGATATTTCGCCATCGTGTATTCCGTGAATCCTGTGTTTATGTGGAGGGGAATTACCTCAAAGATTTAACAGTGCTCGGTCGTGATttagcacatgttataataaTTGACAACTCCCCACAG GCATTTGGGTTCCAAGTGGACAATGGAATACCAATTGAGAGTTGGTTTGATGATCCTTCAGATAGAGAATTGCTTTTATTGCTCCCTTTCTTGGAGAGTTTAGTAGGAGTTGATGATGTCCGGCCCAAAATTGCAAAAAGGTTCAAGCTCAGGGAGAAAATAGCTGCGGCTGTGCATCCTTTAAATACAAATAGAAGGGATTTCTTGTCTGAATAA